A window of Macrotis lagotis isolate mMagLag1 chromosome 1, bilby.v1.9.chrom.fasta, whole genome shotgun sequence genomic DNA:
agagagagaaacttaaaagaagttttaaaaaatgaatatagtatgctttggtctgcattcagagtccacagttttttctctggatgtggatggcattttctatcacaagtctttttaggattgtccttgatctctgaactgctgagaggagttcaATTCAACTTAGTTGACCATCATACAGTGTTATtcttaaggtgtacagtgttctcttggttgctgttaatgtgtacaatgttctcttggttctgctcacttcactttattcaagtctttccaagctttcttacagaacaatagtattccatcacaatcacaaaacacaacttgttcagtcatttccctaaatttccaattatttgccactacaaaaaagaattactataaatataaaatatatttttgtacatatgggtcttttgtacaatttttatgacttctttggAATGTAGACCTACTAGTGGTATCGCTagatcaattttatttctctttgggtacgatctcaaattgctttccagaatgattgatcCAATTAGCAacttcaccaatagtgcattagtgtccaaattttcccacatcctctccaacactgatcattttatttttttgtcatctgaTAGGGTAAGATgctatctcagagttgttttaatttgcatttctctaatactaTCTATAAtctaaatcaataatgatttagagcatttttcatatgaatatagttagctttagtttcttcatctgaaactggtactggctaagaaatagagtagtagatcagtggaacagattaggtaggtacaaaagaaacagcagtaatgattatagtaatcttgctttgatcatttgtcatttggagaatgacattataaatttgactcaattttctatatattttgggatgaggcctttatcagaaacaccagctgtcaaaattatttcccagctttctgcattctttctaattttggttggctttatttgtgtaaaaccttttaaatttaatgaatcAGAATTATtcaatttgaaatttataatgttcCCTATAGTTTGGTCAAAAACTCcacccctctccatagatctgactgataaagttttccttgttctcctaattggtttatggtatcaccttttatgtctaaatccttgtgcccattttgaccttatcgtGGTATACAGTGTGGTCTATGCCTAGtatctgtcatactattttctagttttcccagcagtttttgtgaatttttttggagtctttgaatttatcaaatagtagattaccaTAATtgttactactatttcttttgtacctaatttgttccactgatctactctattttttagccagtaccagacaattttgatgactgccacataataaaatagttttagatctggtacaactGAATGTTATCATTTTAAGGGAAGAATTAGTTGCAtaaactggggcagctaagtgacatgGTAGATAGAGCTCTGAGACTGTTGTCAGAAAGTCATCTTTCTGAGTGTAAATTTAGACtctgacatttcctagctgtgtaactctgggaaagtcagtttgcctcagtttccttatcttcaaaatgagttggagaagggaatgacaaaccatgccaatatctttgccaagaaaacctcaactgCAGGCATGAATTGTCGGACACAATTGAAAGGATTGAATAACACAAACATTTTTGTAACTGCTATTGGGAGGAGGAgtagaaaagaaaacatggaaatTTAACGTTCTTGActtgactttttctctttttttttgtgcaGCCCAAGTCATATCACAGACTGTGACAGGGTTTTTGGGTCACTCTGTACAGTTGCCTTGTCACTACAGTGTTACAGATAGAAAGACTCACATGGTGTGCTGGGGAAGGGATAAATGTCCCAATAGCAAATGCGGGGGAGAGATTCTCAATACTGATGGAAACCAAGTGACATGGTCAAAATCTTCAAAATATCATCTTCAAGGAAATATTGGGAGAGGTGATGTGACCCTGACGATCAAAAACACAAATGAAGGTGATAATGGTTTTTACTGCTGCCGGATACAGGTACCTGGGTGGTTTAATGAcatcaaaaaggaaatatttttacaaCTAAACAAAGGTAAGCCCAAACTTCTGTGTTTAAGAAAGAAGATTCTCAGATTTATGAAACAGTGTTGCTGGAGACTGTTTTCTTAGGAAATAGTGGGAGATGAAAATTAACCATTATGTACTGTATTacatattctatttcttagcagtactaagcaattttgatgactgccactttataatatagttttagacctGAAATTAAAGTTCAAAGTataattaatttgttttcctGAGATAAAATTAcatgatatattttttctcactttcatACCTTTTACAATTTtggttatttgtatttttaagatACACATCAGTTACTTATTTGTATGAAGGGTTAAGTGTACAATTCAACACTGATATTTGAATATTACTAATCTCAGTAGTTGATCGACCTATTTCCATCTTACTAAAAATAAGTGAACCCTTCTTGTCTTAATAAATTTAGACAAAATCCACATACTTATATAATACCTGGATCTATAGTATAAAATCATAACTCAGCTTACCCAAATCTGAATGttttagaaaattgaattttctagaactaaaaatttgatatttttagcTGAGTACATTCTCtatttttatgcttatttttgAATCTGTATTTTTCTTGAACTGTATTTTGTGTCAGATATATCTTTTATTTGGTTACTTCAGCTCCAACTACAACTACTCGGCAGACTACAACTACTCGGCAGACTACAACTACTCCCCCAACTACAACAACTCAGTTAACTATAACTCTTCCAGATTCAACTACTCAGTTGGCTACAACTCCTTTTCCCACTACAACTTATCTGACTACAGCTCCTCTTCCTACTATAACTACTCCTCTGGCTACAACAACTTGTCCAACTACAACAGCCACAACTTCTCTCCCAATAACCACTTCAGCCATTCCTAACCTAACAACTGTAATGACATACCAGTTGACTACAGTCACTCTCAAATCAACAACAACTCTTCCTCAAGAATCAACTTCTAATCAAGTGGAAATTCCAGTCCTGACCACTCTTCCATTGACAAAAGCTACCCTTGGGACTACAGGTACACAATAAGACCAgtatatcttcctttctttcttttaggttgAACTTGGGCTCTTGAGAACAGAATCTataagtaatctttttttttaagggaccTGAGAAATATGCTATGGTCTATGGAGCCAGAATTGTTTCTGACATAAGTGACTGAAGGATAACTTATGGGATGGTATGATTTTCCTATGGCATATATCTCAAAAACCTAAATATGGATGTCTCCAAATATATTTAGATTCTGTTATATGTCTATCATCCATAATTTTATCTTTGCTCTTTTTGAACTGATTATAATTTTCATCTCAAACATCTTTTGGAATATTCAGTTCTTACATTCTGTAGCTCTAGGAAGATTTATTTCAGAGTTATGATTATGTTTTAGTCTTTCATGCTAGTCTGAGAACTTTGAAAGCAATGTTTATGTGACAATACAAAAGATCTCATAAAAGCTTTAACCTGCCTCACAAGTGACTAGACAACTTAAATGTTTGATTATgtcaatggatctgtgatctcatttatTTGAATACTCCCCTTTACTCTTACATTTTTCACCAATCAAAATCTTGTCTTATAAAATTCTCATTCATAAGGATCTATTCAATTCTTTAGAAATCATCTGTTagctcttttaatatttttggatATCTATGAAATCTTTGGTCTATTCATCTATTGCTTTATGATCCAGTACTGCTTTGCAATCCATTCTACCTTATTTTTTGATGACAAAGATCCTTCAGGACATCTTTTAGGCTGCATTGTATGTTTTGCTAATATTGGATAGCTGTAATGCCTTAGTAATCCTGGTTGACACATGATCACAGAATCCAAATCTCTTTTCTGAATCTGATTTTCTGATAGTATATTtactattcattcattccttgACTGAACTATTATAAAACTCGTTCCTCTTTCTTTCAAAATCAGTGAATTATTGTTGTtacttagtcatttcagtcatgtctgattctttgtgaccttatttggggttttcttggtaaagatactgtagtggttggccatttccttctcaagctctttttgcagatgaggaaactgagtttttaaacagagttaagtgacttgcttagggtcatacagctagtgagtaaGACccaatttaaactcaagtcttcttgattccaggtctggctCTCTGTCCACTATACTGCTTAACTGTCTTAGTGAATTGTTCTACCCTAAATGATCTTTAGATAACTATTGCCAGAGTACAAAGTGAAGAGTCAACTTTGTCTATATCTAAAGGTGTGCTTGGCTaagaatcttatttttctttctttaatttcttgttGAAAAGAGAAAGCCATTGGTCTGCATTTTACTGCAACCACTTTGGTATTCTAAGTTATGAATAAAGTGTCTACATTATCTGTTTCCAGGTACAAGTGGTGGTTGTAAATAAAACCTGGTACCAGGTTGCAAAGAAAGATCAAGTACTTGAACCACTTGCCAGTGAGAGTTACTTTTCATGGTAATTCACCCTTAGGATATATGCTTCTGTCTTAGGCCAAGAAACTAATTTCTGCTCTCTTTATCTTTCCTAGAATATAGAGGCTTGTCATATGGAAAAGAGAGTTAGAAATTTGGGTCTTGAgatcaagataaaataaaactgtATGTATGACTTTGGGAACTGCCTTGGATAAAGTTGATAAATCCAGTTGCTGACTGTAGATAAGATCACCAAagaagtcaacaagcatttgttaagagcttattatgtgccagagaGTAGCAACTAGGTAatgaagtagatagagtgccaaaACACTTAACCCAGTGTCCTAGGTTTTCccagttggagaaagaaatggtaaaccactccagtacctttgccaagaaaatcccaaatggggtcatgaaaagttggatatgaGTGAAAAAAACCTGACCAACCACAACAATAACAAATGTggtaagctctggggatacaatgaaaggcaaaaatggTCCCTCTGCTCAAGGAGCATGGAATGGGGagaacaacatgcaaacaagatGCATACAtggtaaattggagataatttcagaggaaaggcactaacaCAAAAGGCTTCTTGTAGGAGGTGGGGTTTTAGCTGAGAAGTGAAGGAATTTAAGGAAGCAGGGAATGGAGACAAGTAGGGAGAATATTACATGGTGGGGCAGTCAATGAAAAGACATCATTCAGAAGATGGTGTATCTTTTGTAAGGAATAGTATAGAGGCCAGCACTATTGAATTGTCAAAGATGGATATAAAGAATATAATgtaaaaaagactagaaatgtaGGAGGGTGTCAAGTTATGAAGAACTTTCAAAGTCAAAGGATGTTATGTTGATCCCAAGAGAAATAGGAAGCCATCGGAGTTTATTTGCAGGGAAGAGTATGACATGGTCAGACAAGTTTTGGATAAATCAATTTGACatctgagtggaggatggattagggAGGGAAAAGACTTGAGGAATTCATCTAGAAGGCTATGTTAATTATGTATATTTGAACTGATGAACTAGGTTGTAGCAGTGTCCTGAAGAAAGAAGGTCAAATTAAGAGGATTTGGCAACTCACTGAAAATGGAGGGGTTCTGGAGAGGATAAGTCAAGGATGGCATCTAGAGTATTCTGATTCCCTTGAAAGTTATAGGGTGGCCTATGATCCTTTAGTTGTATTTATATATCCCAACTTTGAGATCAGTGTTTTGTTCATAAAGAGTTCACATGtcctttttaacattcattattgctcctttatttttctcaaactgttttgcctttcttggtatttctattttttttttttttaggtttttgtaaggcaaatgaggttaagtggcttgcccaaggccatacagctaggtaattattaagtgtctgagaccggatttgaacccaggtactcctgactccaaggccggtgcttt
This region includes:
- the LOC141506092 gene encoding uncharacterized protein LOC141506092, whose translation is MTSGVLLLWMVTELGLTQVISQTVTGFLGHSVQLPCHYSVTDRKTHMVCWGRDKCPNSKCGGEILNTDGNQVTWSKSSKYHLQGNIGRGDVTLTIKNTNEGDNGFYCCRIQVPGWFNDIKKEIFLQLNKAPTTTTRQTTTTRQTTTTPPTTTTQLTITLPDSTTQLATTPFPTTTYLTTAPLPTITTPLATTTCPTTTATTSLPITTSAIPNLTTVMTYQLTTVTLKSTTTLPQESTSNQVEIPVLTTLPLTKATLGTTETTSFPQNDSEIEKVRAFGDPELLIIIVPLMGFVILLMLLAFILRGKIIKKNYLVTYKRSSNVGEDSSTLPRRLEEDEGLFTL